A window of Polyodon spathula isolate WHYD16114869_AA chromosome 22, ASM1765450v1, whole genome shotgun sequence contains these coding sequences:
- the LOC121297351 gene encoding sulfate transporter-like — MAGVEKMAGEENGQSGDQGASLGRAVDRKGYIPVLLEEQEKEAEDLKSVLTRKLKKKCLCSPSRAKELVLGFFPILSWLPQYKPKEWLLGDVMSGLIVAILLVPQSIAYSLLAGQEPVYGLYTSFFSCIIYAVLASSRHVSVGIFGVLCLLVGQVVDRELQAAGYTTEGGRNQTGMTGAGNLTTGMTCDQSCYAISVATMLTFMAGLYQVLMGLFQVGFVSVYLSDSLLSGFATGASLTILTSQVRHLLGLKLPRVQGLGSLVKTWVSLFQNLKDTNLCDLVTSLLCLLVLVPTKELNDRYKAKLKAPIPMELLVVIVATLASHYGRFEERFHSGVAGTIPTGFQPPQMPDWSLIPNVALDAFSIAIIGFAITVSLSEMFAKKHGYTVDANQEMYAIGFCNILPSFFRCFTTSAALTKTLVKDSTGCHTQLSSLITALVLLLVLLVIAPLFYSLQKCVLGVIIIVNLRGALRKFGDIPQMWRVNRVDAAIWLVTMATSALANTELGLLVGVAFSAFCVLARTQRARAAELGRVGETGLYEELSAYRGLRAHAGFIVFRFEAPVYYANQSLFKKALYRCVGLDPAKEAALRRKEQQQKKKKEKGKEKEEEAGLEGKGEASPDSDVATMAQAIVPEKRSFHTLVIDCSPVLFLDTAGVNAMKEVYKDYKELGVGVLLAQCNPSVLDSLRRGGYLQQGSDDAQLVFCTINDAVGSTQSRCTENGGCEIDSHC, encoded by the exons ATGGCAGGAGTAGAGAAGATGGCTGGAGAGGAGAATGGCCAGTCGGGGGACCAGGGGGCCTCACTGGGCAGAGCAGTGGACAGGAAGGGGTACATCCCGGTGCTTTTAGAAGAGCAGGAGAAGGAGGCGGAAGACCTCAAGTCTGTACTGACCAGGAAGCTCAAAAAGAAATGTCTCTGCAGCCCTAGCCGAGCCAAAGAGCTGGTGCTGGGGTTCTTCCCTATTCTGAGTTGGCTTCCCCAATACAAGCCTAAGGAGTGGCTCTTGGGGGACGTGATGTCCGGCTTGATCGTGGCTATCCTCCTGGTGCCCCAGTCCATCGCttactccctcctggctggccagGAACCTGTCTACGGCCTCTACACCTCCTTCTTCTCCTGCATCATCTACGCGGTGCTGGCCTCCTCGCGCCATGTCTCCGTGGGGATATTCGGCGTGCTTTGTCTGCTGGTGGGCCAGGTGGTGGACAGGGAGCTGCAGGCAGCTGGCTACACCACTGAAGGGGGTAGAAACCAGACCGGGATGACTGGAGCAGGCAACCTCACTACAGGGATGACCTGCGACCAGAGCTGCTATGCCATATCTGTGGCAACCATGCTCACCTTCATGGCAGGGTTGTATCAG GTGCTGATGGGGCTTTTCCAGGTGGGTTTTGTCTCGGTATACCTGTCCGACTCCCTCCTGAGCGGTTTTGCCACGGGGGCCTCCCTCACCATCCTCACCTCCCAGGTGAGGCACCTCCTGGGGCTCAAGCTGCCACGGGTGCAGGGTCTGGGCTCCCTGGTGAAAACCTGGGTCAGCCTCTTCCAGAACCTAAAGGACACCAACCTGTGTGACCTCGTCACCAGCCTGCTGTGCCTGCTGGTGCTGGTGCCCACCAAGGAGCTGAACGACCGCTACAAGGCCAAGCTCAAGGCGCCGATCCCCATGGAGCTGCTGGTGGTCATCGTGGCCACCCTGGCCTCCCACTATGGCCGCTTTGAGGAGCGGTTCCACTCTGGCGTGGCAGGCACTATCCCTACAGGGTTCCAGCCCCCACAGATGCCCGACTGGTCCCTAATCCCCAACGTGGCCCTCGACGCCTTCTCCATCGCTATCATCGGCTTTGCCATCACTGTCTCCCTCTCCGAGATGTTTGCCAAGAAGCACGGCTACACCGTGGACGCCAACCAGGAGATGTACGCCATCGGCTTCTGCAACATCCTGCCTTCCTTCTTCCGCTGCTTCACCACCAGCGCCGCGCTCACCAAGACGTTGGTCAAGGAttccactggctgccacacacaGCTCTCCAGCCTGATCACTGCCCTAGTGCTATTGCTGGTGCTGCTGGTCATCGCTCCCCTCTTCTACTCCCTGCAGAA GTGTGTGCTGGGTGTCATCATCATTGTGAACCTGAGGGGGGCGCTGCGCAAGTTTGGTGACATCCCCCAGATGTGGCGGGTGAACCGCGTGGACGCAGCCATCTggctggtcaccatggcaacctcAGCCCTGGCCAACACAGAGCTGGGCCTGCTGGTGGGCGTGGCGTTCTCTGCGTTCTGCGTCCTGGCTCGCACTCAGAGGGCGCGGGCAGCTGAGCTGGGCCGGGTGGGCGAGACCGGTCTCTACGAGGAGCTGAGCGCGTACAGAGGCCTGAGAGCCCATGCCGGCTTCATCGTCTTCCGCTTCGAGGCTCCCGTCTACTACGCCAACCAATCCCTGTTCAAGAAAGCGCTCTACCGCTGCGTGGGGCTGGACCCTGCCAAGGAGGCAGCCCTGCGGAGAAAAGAGCAGCAGCAGAAAAAGAAGAAGGAGAAGGGCAAAGAAAAAGAGGAAGAGGCCGGGTTAGAGGGCAAGGGAGAGGCTAGTCCAGACAGCGATGTGGCCACAATGGCTCAGGCAATTGTTCCAGAGAAGCGCAGTTTTCACACATTGGTCATAGACTGCAGTCCAGTGCTGTTTCTGGACACGGCCGGTGTGAATGCCATGAAGGAGGTTTACAAAGACTATAAAGAGCTTGGAGTTGGAGTGCTCCTGGCCCAGTGCAATCCCTCGGTACTGGACTCCCTTCGCAGGGGGGGCTATCTGCAGCAGGGCAGCGACGATGCACAGCTGGTGTTTTGTACCATCAACGATGCTGTGGGATCCACTCAGAGCCGCTGCACTGAGAACGGAGGCTGTGAGATAGACTCTCACTGCTAA